From the genome of Astatotilapia calliptera chromosome 3, fAstCal1.2, whole genome shotgun sequence:
CTCATACTgagagctgcagaaacacactgAGGGTGTCAGCTGAAGCACAGGAAGGAACCGAGAGAGCAAAACACAGAACAGAGAAACGAGAAGTCATGTGAAACAAAGGTCTCACTGCAAAGCATCGAACATGAAGAGTCGGGTTTCTGACCAAACAGAGCTCGCAGTAGGAGGCCGGCGTGTGTGAGTGCAGGGTGAGCCAATCAGATGGTTCGATTTTCTAAAGAAACACAggctgtgcttcacacagcgAAGAAAAGTTCAAGGTTTGTTGATTCAATTAACGTTTGATGTCGTTCTTTTCTCTGGGAAACTACCAGATGTGTGAGTTTGACAGTGGTGCCTCCTGCTGAAAATACCGACTgtaacacatgcagacacaactTCACTCCCTCTTCCTGTAGCTGATGCAAAGAGACTGAGATCAGTATGCAGAACAACATTAATCTGAGAGTGTTCTGATATCTCCACAATCACAAACATCATGATTGGAGTCATTCGGAGTCCTGCCTGTTCCAGCTCTGACGCTGGTGACCGAGCAGACAAACAGTCAATTTAGTGTTGTTAAAAAAATGCACGTCATTAAAATTATGATGCGTTTTATTGCACACAGTGATTTTGATGCACTgctcaaaaacaaaaggaacacGTTTCTGTCAGCAGATGCAGGAACATGTGAGAGCACCTGTGTGAAAGCTGATGATGGAAACATTACAGGCGATAAGAGGAAGAATCCTCTGGCTGCTTTATTATTCATTCAGTAAAACAGGTGCTCTGCATTAAGAGCTACTCGCTGCACTTCCTGTTAATTATTGATTGTTTTTCAGATGAAGCCCAGCAGACACACATGCCCATACATGACCACAAACCACAGCTTTAGATGAATGTTAATACAAGCAGACAAAGAACGCACAATTATAACATTAACACGGGCGACACAGGCTTTATTTCATAATGCTGCTGGGCTTTTTCTGAATGCGAGTGTGCTTCTTGGATGAGTCCTTTCTCcgttttctgctgctgtgaccGCTCTGCTGTAGCCGGTAGGTTTTCCGAGCCTGGGCTCTCTCCTTCTCCAGGACCTCCGTGTCATCCAGGATCTCCAGACCTGGAAGCTGACTGATCACATAGAGTCTGAAGAGGCAAAGCAAGAACAGGGCCAGATGGGTGAATGCACCACGGATAGACTCGTAGAGAAAAAGCACACCGACTGTGTTGATTCATAACCTTTTAAATCATCACAGCTTACAAGTTTAAAGTTTCTTAAATGGGAGATGTTCCACTGGATGGAGGTCAGGTGGCCGGTCAGATCACTTCCTTCAATCTCCAGGAACTACCTGCATACTTTTGACACGTGATGACAGGTGCTGCTGTGCACCAGGAAGTATCCAGGGCCCACTGCACCAGTCTGACAATGACTCCAAGAAACTCATGCCAACACCTACCAGGCAGTTAGACATCTGTGTGTGGATGATCATAGATATGCCTCCACACAAGTGGGTGGTGTTCCCATAAAAACCATTTGAACAGCACTGGTATTATAATACACATGCTGAGCACTGTTACAGGCACAATGTCTTTGTAATGTCCACAAAACATTTACATGTTCGGACTGTTTTGGTTTGAGTCATTCCAAAGATGGGCTTACgtataaacacaaagacagtggtttgcaaatctcataaacacatcagaaaacagttcaaactacattttactgtttttctctgtttggttTTCAACAGTTGGAACAGGGCAGCAGGTGGCTGAGAAGTGATAGtaagaagaaacagctggacAAGCAGTGTGCAGCTGTTGTGGTTCACTGACAACAGTAGCACAACATGATGGAAGAGGTAAAATCTACAGCACACAGTATGAAAAGATTTCAAGGACATGGAAAAATCTGTGCACGAGGGCCAACAGCCAACACTGATGCACGACTGTGAGACACAGGAACAGCCGACAGATGCAGACTGAAGATCGTGGTGCAAAGAAGGCTCTGCTGTTTATGTGAACATGCAGAGTTATTGCTGTGTTCTTCAGGCATCATTAACACGGAGCAGGAAGCTGTTCTGTGGTCAGCCATCAGACAGCGTTCGTCTGGTTTCCTTGGATACCACGTGTTTACTGTTTATCTTAAAACTGTATGTTTTCTGTTGTACTGTGAAAAcatgtgtttctatttttattgaCAGTTTTTAAAGGCTGACGTGTTTCATGCACTTCCGTCTGTCTGCACATGTTGGCCCGTAGAGGAATATTTCAAACCATAGCTGTTTCTAAAAGCTGAAGTTAGCGAGGTGCCCACAGCAGCTGATCCTCTGCAGGTGTCacggcacacacacaggcacacacagcaTGCTAATGATTTCACAGGTTTGTGTTACGGCTAAACTGACCTCCTGTAGTTCTGTACTCGTCTGTTCAAAGTGTCCGTGCAGCCGACCgtggccatgaaaacaaaatgtttattcTAACACAGGACATCTTGGCCTTGTGTTCTTGCACTGATGACTCAGATGGGGGCGCTGTATACAACAGACAGCGTGACTAGATTTTGCATGTAGTGTTTATATAAACATCATGTGGTAACGGTGGTAACAGAGGGACACAGGTCATTATGCTGTGTGGAGCACATGTTTGTATGTATCTTTCTTTAGAgagtgtgcgtgttagtccccatagggaaatagttcctctgcatttaactcattcacccagtgaagcagtgggcagccaccagtgcagcgcccggggagcagtgtgtagggacggtaccttgctcaggggtacctcagggtagccgttcagtggagtagaacccccgaccttccgatcatggggccaccactctacctactgagctatccctgctcATACTGATAATATGACGTTTGCACACTGTGTGTAAATTCAGGAGAAAGCTCTCGCTGTGAAAGCAACCTGCACGCTCACCTGTAGTCTGTGTACTGGGTCAGACTGCCTCCATTGAAGTAGCTGGGTGCTGCCTCGTTGTTCATCATGCTAAGGATCCTGCGGTTAGAaggaacagaaacacatgaggCAGCAGTAACAGCAAACACAGACGCTTCATCAGAGAGAAAAAGCTCACTTGATGTTGGGGAACTTTCTCCAGATCTCCTCCACAAACACAGGCAGGTTGTTGATCTTGTTCTTGTTGATGCACACTGTGGTGACGCTTGGCATGTAGGGGAACTTGACATGAGACGTGTAGTTGTTGCAGTCCAGGATCAGAGTGCTGAGCTTCTCCAGGCGGCCCAGCAGAGCCGGGTTCCAATAAGGACTGAGTGAAGGACACTAGGCTTGTACGTCAGTGAAGAAAGCTCTGACACCCCCACAGCATCCCACCGATCCACAGGACCCTCATGTCCAGGAGTGGGTAAATAATAACTGACATCCTTCTGTTTGCTGCCCACAGTCAAACTGAGATTACATGAAAAACTTCATTAATACGAATGAACTGTTGTCGGGCGGATTGCTACGCAGACTGTTTATCAGCGTCCAATGTTTCTTCTTACACTGAAACTCGGATCAACACTCGATGGCTTTTTATTGACTATGTGCATCACTTACAAAACCAAAGCAGGATCATCATCTATATGAAGATGTTTGCTAAAGAACAGAAGCCGTCAGGTTAAAGTTAGAGTTGGAAACAGTTAGCGTTATTGTCAATACACAGATATTATTCAGCATTTTTAAGCACACACAGCTTAGCAAAGGGTCGGCACGCTGCTGTGCTCTTTACAAAAGGATACTCATCCAGCAggttgtagctcaggtccagcaCCTGCaggctgtctgtctgtgtcaggATGGTTTCATAAGGGATCTCTGTGAGGCTCTGGTACGCAAAGGAAAGCCACTGGAAATGTGCTGCATGGCTTTGTTGGCCTGATACATGATGATCCATGACCCAGCAGTGAAGTGTCTTCTGTTCCTCCAGCTGGCAGTGATCAAGATTAGAAGTCAGATGATCAAACAGCAAAGCAACAGCTGGTTAGCAGTGACGCAGAGCAGTCTGGATGCTTCTGGAAGAAATGTTGTTTTTCCCTCGAACATTATCGACTCTCAGGACAGTCGGGAaattacacactcacacaaagctAACGTACAGACAGCgtgtcagtgtgtgaagagcaTATTCACACATGTGTGTGCTGTTACAGAAGGCAGGATTCAAGGAAAACATGCTTGTGCTTCAATCAGCAACGCAGCATGAAGACAGAACGTGTGAAGAGTCGACACATTTTACAGCTGGAGACACAAATCAAGTCAAACTGAAGCAGATTAAACAGATGGTAGGCTACCAACAGCACGTTTTACTGTTTGAAaggaaacaacaggaaaaaacctaGTAAACAATATGGGAACAAAATGTACAGCAACGATGTCAGCAACAGGACCCGAAACATCAAACTGCTGCAGACTTTATTTCAACGCTACCATGGATTTAATGTGGAGCTCATGAAACAATGATTTCAGTTGGTCTGTTGCAACACTGTTCAGCATGTGATGAACCAGAAATCACTAAAAAAAAACGCCAAAATGTGTCTAAATGCCTTGATTGGTGTAGATGGAGCAGCCTGTTAGTGTGAAAGCAGCACGCACAGATATTCAGTTTGATCAGGACTCACCGAGCTGAAGAGGATCAGATGTAGCCTGCATACCAGCCTCTGAGAACTGCTTACAGCTCGTATAAAAGGCCTCCTTTCATGCCCGGCCTGCTGATCACATGATGCGGAtaatcacaataacagcagcgctGGCTCGGGTCTGAGCAGCAGAGATAAtgttgaaaagagaaaaacgacagcagcagcagctcgtgACAAACAAAGCCTGTTTTTATTGGTGCAATAACATTAACTCTGTTAATATGTGTTTAATAAAGTCGAtaatgcagcagcagctggctgtCACTTATAATTGCACACAAATACAATATCAGCACATTTACATGATTCAGTCTtttaataaggaaaataaatgaacGGATTCAGCTTCATCTTCCCACGTTTACATACTTATGAACAAAACGCATGAATGTTTAATAACTGTGGTTCAAACAGAGGCTGAGGAGCTGATTAAGGCCCCAAGGACATCTTCACTGTAACACTTGCAACACTTGCACTGTAAATATGAGTCCAACATGAACTGTGTTTGGACACCAAGCTCTCTTTTCACGTGTTAATTGTAAACAGGTTGTGAATTTCTGTCACGCACAGTGACAGCTCACTGCTGCCGGACCGCGCTGGACTGGACGGTGCTGAACTCAGATTTTAACCGAGCAGACAAAGCGATGACCTCTGCTCGTCTTACACTCCCTGATTTGCCACTTTGCCCTCCTCCAAACCAGAACACactttctgctttctttcttttttggctgAAGAGGCATTTTTCTCCAGTTGGTGTAGCCGACCGGCTCGCCTCCGGCCCACTCCCAGCGTCCTCGGCCCTCCCTGTCGTTCAGACCTGGCGCAACAGAGAAGATGAGCTCGTTACATTCTGCATAAAAAATGCACGGACAGAAACGTGTGGGGCTTTGGCCCTGGGCTATACGGCTCCCTGCAAACACAACATACAGATGTGCAGCGTCGGGTTTAGCTCGGTGGGTGAGCAGCTGCACACGGTGGATCGCTCAGCCCACTGAACTAAACCAGCACCCCGTCTCTGGACGACTAAAGCAGGAGTACCGGGATTGAATCCATGTAAGGATGGAGAGAACAGGCAGGGAGCAAAATCAAAACCTTCTGCCTCAATAAAACGAATCAATACTTTCACTTTGGGGACCAGATGTTAGAAAATAATGTTCTAGCAACGCTGTTGGTATTGAATTCACTTTACTAACTTATTTACATACTatgattatattttttaaacacattagaATTCTTTGCACTGGATACAAAAATGTTTCGTTAAACTTAACGAATGTTCCAGTCAGATGAGGTGGAGGTTGTAGTTACTTTGTGTCCAGTGCACTTTAAACTTTACATATTAATCTAAACTGAAAGTCCATTTTTACACAGTGAgtgattttttatttagaaTGCATTACAAGCGAATGAGGAGCCGGCACCATTGACACCATTACATTTACTCACACATGTAAAAACACGACACCTACCGATCCAGAAAGGCTTCCTTCCACCAAAGTCCCACAGCCAGTCCATGTCAGCTTGAGACGCAACACTGGCCAGTGTTCCTCTAAACCTGCCGttaggaagaaaaagaagcgcCTCATGCTCATCGTGTTTGTAATGCACAAAGTGTTTGTGGGAACACACAACTGTACCTTTCCCTGCAGGCCCTGTTTGCTTCACTCCATGTCAGCTTGCGTTCAGTACTGAGGGTGTAGCAATAACCACCATGAAAGGTGGAGCCCTGAGGACACATCTGAGCACTCACCATCTATTCAACAGGAAAGATGATTTTAGATCTGCAGCTTTTCAGTTTCCACGTGTTGTCACAGGTTAATGTGCTTGGCTTGTGTTGGTGTTGTGAAGCTGTAGTACCTGATCAGTTGGTGCCCAGGCTTTCCAGGAGACACCGTTGCAGTGAAAGAGCTCGTTGGTAGCTTGGTGAAAATGAAGGAGGCCTCTAAGTCCTGGCACACAGGGTTTGTGCACGGGGTTGCCAGCTGTAGTCTGTGACccacaaacattcacacagatTATAGTGCTGCTCCACAATAATATGCAACATACTTCACAGTGTGTGGAGCAACAGAAGGTCCAGTATGTGCACTAGCAACAGAGCTACCACCGTGTTGCTAGCACATCATGCTACCCCAAAGGTGCACACACCTGAACGACAAGAACGTAAACTCTACTGTGCTCTACATGACTCAGTGCTGCAGCTTGCCTGGACTTTATAGAGCATATATGTCTGCGtctgtgacccagcattttgagtttattttggatttttgatTTCTTATCATTGGAATAATGTTACcttgttgtgttatttttagtttGGGGTTCGTTGAGTTTTAATCTATTTTGTTTCTTCTatgtttccttgttttcttttcctgtttgtgcttGTGTCTCCCTTGTCTCTTCTCATGTTTCTCTCCAGtctgtcatgtgtttcatgaCAGACTGTCTGCGTGTTTCATGTTTGTCAAGCTCGTGGTGTCGTCTCTCCaggtttccttttttattttgaaagtcttgtgtttccctgttcagtgtgtttagttttgcttcctgtgTGGCGTCAggtttgtgtcagctgtgtttccccagcgtttccacttccctcattaccctCCTGTGTATTTCACATCGTCTGTCCATCTCGCTTCATGTTACGTCCAGTTTCAGGATGTTTTCAAAGttgctttgccttgttttgCGTTCGTGTATTCAGCCTAATAAACGACTCGCTCTGTGTTACACTTCTGTGTGTGCTTTCAGGTCCAGCGGCCGTAACAACATGTGAGTgtgagcagctgttctccagctGAAGTGCTTGGTGGAGATTGAAGTGTGAATTTGCAGCAGCATGAGCagattctttccttttcttttaaacagatatacaagcaaaacaaaacgaTTCAGCGTTCCTAAAAGCCGAGCTGATGGAGTTCGAGGGGGAAGAAAACCCGCTGGTACTCACATGTCCCTTCGCCACGCCAGCTTTCTGAGGTTTTAAGATGTTTCTGTGAGGGTGGGACCGATGCTGTTGTGCCCCCCTGCTAACCACCTGGATGTTTGCCTTTCTGCCCTTCCTGGATGGTGAGGTGTCGTCTTCTACTTGCATTTGGATGATGCCGTGATACTGAAATTGAAGAAGCAATAGAAGTGAAAACTTTCAGAAGTCTCATTGGTAGGAGTGGGGAGTGCTACCTACTGTGTAAACGGTGTCTGTTCCATTGTGAAAAACTGATGACGGTGCAATCTGAAAGAAAAACCCAGAGCAGCAGTTTACCCACGCGCCACTGCAGAAAGATTCAACTGCAGCGATTTCATATATAATACATTCAAACAGCAGAGCTTACAGGATGTACTTACTGACTTTGCATTGCCTCTGACTCTGAGTTTCTTTTTGGGGACTCCTGGCCTGGAGATGCTGTCTCCACGGGTCCAGATGATCGAGTCTGTCCCAAGAGGAAGTTTCTCGAGGTGTATGGATCCATGCTGAGGGTACGTGTTGGCCTGAATCTCCTGTCCTCCAAGAACAGGAGCCTCCTGATTCTGGTCTAGCCTGCACTGCCCTGTGGTTTTAGTTCGGGGGTAAGATAAGTCTATCCTCAAATGCCATCATGTGTggcaaaataatcatttttacCTCCTGCTGAGTCTCTGATGGTGAGCGTAGCTTTGTTGGTGCTGCCAATGACTGTGCTTTCAGGAGAGACCAGCAGCACTTCAAAAGTCTCGTCAGCCTCCTCGAGGTGATCTTGGATAATCTCAGTTTGCCACCTTCGCTTTGACACTCCTAcacacagtgtttgtgtgtgtgtgtgcgcgcacaggTCAGCAGTCCATCACAGTGTTTACACAGAGACATTTAATCATTCATTCACAGTAGAAAACGTAACCAGGGACTGAGTGTAGAAGCTGCACTTCCTAAGCTTCCTAAACTGTTTTGTGTGAAGGATTTAGAAACATTGTTacagacattttatttgttttattgctcAAAAGGATGAACGCACGATGTTAAAGTGCATCCAGGAAAGAGGAAACATCTGCATTATGCTTTAACACAATCCACAAACTGCGTCACTGTTTTCTTCCTCCAGCAcataaactgaaatcagctgattgtagcacaAGTGGAACTAATAAGGGGAACAAAC
Proteins encoded in this window:
- the LOC113016222 gene encoding leucine-rich repeat-containing protein 72; this encodes MDHHVSGQQSHAAHFQWLSFAYQSLTEIPYETILTQTDSLQVLDLSYNLLDENPALLGRLEKLSTLILDCNNYTSHVKFPYMPSVTTVCINKNKINNLPVFVEEIWRKFPNIKILSMMNNEAAPSYFNGGSLTQYTDYRLYVISQLPGLEILDDTEVLEKERAQARKTYRLQQSGHSSRKRRKDSSKKHTRIQKKPSSIMK